In Rattus rattus isolate New Zealand chromosome 9, Rrattus_CSIRO_v1, whole genome shotgun sequence, a genomic segment contains:
- the Krt9 gene encoding keratin, type I cytoskeletal 9: MSFRQISSSFRSSSGSSCGGGGGRGASGGSMRSSFSRSSRAGGGGGRFGSSSGFGGGGFSACGSGGGGSFGSSYGGGYGGGFSAGSSSGMFGGGSRGCFGGGSGGGFGGGSGGGFGGGFGGGFGGGSGGGEGSILNTNEKVVMQNLNSRLASYMDKVQELEEDNANLEKQIQEWYSRKGNRVFQKDYSHYYNTIEDLKDRIVDLTVRNNKALIDMDNTRMTLDDFRVKLEMEQSLRQGVDADINGLQKVLDGLNMEKSDLEIQFDSLDDELKALKKNHKEEMSQLTGQNDGDVNVEINVAPSTDLTQVLNDMREEYEHLISKNRQDIEQHYESKMTQIEQQVTNSGQEMETNMKQVSQLQHSVQELNIELQTQLTTKSALEKALEDTKNRYCGQLQQIQEQISEMEAQLAQVRAETECQNQEYGLLLSIKTRLEKEIETYRKLLEGGQQDFESSGAGQIGFGSGKGRQRGSGGSYGGGSGDSYEGGSGGSYGGGRRSGGSHGGKSGGSYGGGSSSGGGSGGSYGGGSGGSHGGKSGGSHGGGSGGSYGGGSGSGGESGGSYGGGSGGSHGGQKGGSGGSYEGGRSGGSYGGGSGSGGGSGGSYGGGNRRPSQSQSSKSADCDDDDSKGHKMRY, encoded by the exons ATGAGTTTCAGACAGATCTCCTCATCTTTCCggagcagcagcggcagcagctgtggaggaggaggaggcagaggggccAGCGGAGGCAGCATGCGGTCTTCTTTCAGTCGCTCCTCCAGGGCTGGTGGAGGAGGAGGCCGCTTTGGCTCTTCCAGTGGCTTTGGTGGAGGTGGCTTTTCGGCCTGTGGCAGTGGAGGTGGTGGCAGTTTTGGATCTAGCTATGGTGGAGGATATGGAGGGGGTTTTAGCGCAGGGAGTTCCAGCGGTATGTTTGGTGGAGGTTCTAGAGGTTGCTTTGGTGGAG GTTCTGGAGGTGGCTTTGGTGGGGGTTCTGGAGGTGGCTTTGGTGGGGGTTTTGGAGGTGGCTTTGGTGGTGGCTCTGGAGGTGGCGAAGGTAGTATTCTGAACACCAATGAGAAAGTCGTCATGCAGAACCTCAATTCCCGTTTGGCCTCTTATATGGATAAAGTGCAGGAACTGGAGGAGGACAACGCCAACCTGGAGAAGCAGATCCAGGAATGGTATTCAAGGAAGGGGAACAGAGTCTTCCAGAAGGACTACTCTCATTACTATAACACTATCGAAGACCTGAAGGACAGA ATTGTGGATCTCACAGTGAGGAACAACAAAGCACTCATAGACATGGACAATACTCGCATGACTCTGGATGACTTCAGGGTTAA GCTTGAGATGGAGCAGAGCCTGCGCCAAGGGGTGGATGCTGATATTAATGGCCTGCAGAAGGTTTTGGATGGCCTAAATATGGAGAAATCTGATCTGGAGATACAGTTTGATAGTCTGGACGATGAGCTGAAGGCCCTTAAGAAGAACCACAAGGAG GAGATGAGCCAGCTGACGGGCCAGAATGATGGAGATGTTAATGTGGAGATAAATGTTGCTCCTAGCACAGACCTCACCCAGGTCCTCAATGACATGCGTGAGGAATACGAACACCTCATTTCTAAGAACCGCCAGGACATTGAGCAACACTATGAGTCCAAG ATGACCCAGATTGAGCAGCAAGTGACAAATAGTGGCCAAGAGATGGAGACCAACATGAAGCAAGTGTCCCAGCTCCAGCACAGTGTCCAGGAGTTGAACATTGAGCTGCAGACTCAGCTTACCACG AAATCAGCCCTGGAGAAGGCTTTGGAAGACACAAAGAACCGCTACTGTGGCCAGCTGCAGCAGATTCAGGAACAGATCAGTGAGATGGAGGCCCAGCTTGCTCAGGTCCGGGCAGAAACTGAGTGCCAGAACCAGGAATATGGCCTTCTGCTCAGCATCAAGACACggctggagaaagaaattgagacttACCGAAAGCTCCTTGAAGGCGGCCAGCAAGACTT TGAATCTTCTGGAGCTGGACAAATTGGCTTTGGAAGTGgcaaaggaagacaaagaggaagTGGCGGCAGCtatggaggaggaagtggggacaGCTatgaaggaggaagtggagggagcTATGGAGGAGGAC GAAGAAGTGGGGGCAGCCACGGTGGAAAAAGTGGAGGTAGTTATGGAGGAGGAAGCAGCTCTGggggaggaagtggaggcagctatggaggaggaagtgggggcagCCATGGTGGAAAAAGTGGGGGTAGCcatggaggaggaagtgggggcagCTATGGTGGAGGAAGTGGTTCTGGAGGAGAAAGTGGAGGCAGCtatggaggaggaagtggaggcagcCACGGTGGACaaaaaggaggaagtgggggcagctatgaaggaggaa gaagtggaggcagctatggaggaggaagtggttctggaggaggaagtgggggtagTTACGGTGGAGGAAATAGAAGGCCATCTCAGTCCCAGTCCTCAAAATCTGCCGACTGCGATGACGATGATTCGAAAG GCCACAAGATGCGATACTAG